The nucleotide window actgatatttagtatcaattttaaaacagaaggtgagggttttaaataaaaaagaatcttgCCTGCCTTTGGAGCACAGCCAGAGCTCTGGCAGAATGGCTCCAGACCTATATACTCTTGCCCAGAGACCCTAGCTATACCACTTCCTGTGCACTGCCACCAGTTTATAGGAAGGAAGTGGAGGGGAATATGACAGGTTTCCTGGGGCCCCAAGCTATAGAAAGTAAGACAAAAGTCCCCTATTTTTCCCTTAAGGAGGCATTCCAAAGTAGATATAAAGTCTCTGACTCCTTTTAGGCTTACCCAAACATCAGTTCGTTCGTCAATGACACAGTGGCTCTGTACAGAGAAGAGTTCAGGGGCACGATACGAGATAGTACAACGCTGGGCTGCCCAGTCCTAGAAAAAAAAGACCATCCTAGGAGGTAGAAGATGGTTAAGAGTCACCCCGACGCCATGTTCAAAGGGACAGGCGGTGGTACATGTCAGGACCTGAGGAGGGCAATCTGTCTTGCAGTGCCAGCCCCACCCCACCTCGCTTCCAGCATCCCTCAGCCAAATCACAGGGTTCTACCTGCAGGGCCAGTGCTTGTCGGGAGCCTTCCACTTGGATTCGTGCCTGATTCATGGAGCCCAAGTCCATTAGCACTGGCTGCCCATCGTCTCCAAGCAAAATGTTGGTTGGTTTCAGGTCCCTATAGGAAAAGGAATGGCCATCAATTAAGGATTACTGAATTCACCAGTACTACAAGAGGCtaagagagcaaaaaaaaaaaaggcctctcGCCTTCCTTTGGTGTATACCCCATCTCCTCCCTCCTACCACACCTTCCACGGCAGCCATATATCACCTTTCACTAACCTGTGGGCAAAACCCTTGGCATGAATGGCCTCTAGGCCTCTGCAAATGCCCAACAGCAGCAGCAAGATCTGATCCTCCGGTAGGAAGCTGCCTTTGTCTTTCAGCCCTTCCACTTCATTCCATAATGTACCCCTCTGCAAAACACAAGGCTCTTCCAGTATGTTTTCCTTCTCCCCTAATAGGGCTTTCCTATTTGCCAGGCTAGGGCCCTGTCTTCTATCAAAGGTAACCTGGGTCTTTGATGTGAAAACCCAAAGCCTTGTGCTCATACCTCACCCTCAACCAAAGGTTAGTCTCACCTTGAAGAAGGGCAGAAGCAGCCAAGCCTCACACTTGGAGCCCCGTTCTGTCAAGCAATAGGCTTCAAGGCGAAGGATATTGGGGTGCTGAAACAGTCGATGCATGTCAGCTTCTCGCTGTGCTTCCTCCTGGTCCTGTTGCTCATGGCACAGGATTCTCTTCAAGGCATAAAAATGCCCATCCTGCAGACCCTCCACCAGGTCCACATAGCTGAATCCACTCAGAATCAAAAAAGGGCCATGCCCATATTATACAATGCCCAGATACTAATAAGTTTTCTAGGGGGAAATATGCCCAATTCCTGCATTTCCACCCATGGAAGAGACCTCCAAAAAGAGGAGCTCCAGAAATATTGAAGGCAAGACTATATCTTGTAGATGGACAGGACAAAAACTGGAAACAGCTTTCTCAACACTTCCTGTTCTCACTGGACTAAGTTCTGAGGGTTGGATTGATAGAACTTAGAacagtcagagaacctgggttcaaattccatttctgatgTTACTTATGGAACTTTGGGCAAGTGACCTAAACTCCTTGGgcttgttttctcctctgtaaaatgaggaaatcacCTGAGATGACcccaggttccttccagctctgatatctTTGATCCTACATTCTGTCCCAGCTTGGCCCTCCTCCCAACACACTTACAATCACCCTGACCCTGCAGGCCCTTACCCCTCTCCCAGTTTCTGTATGAAGAGGTATCTCTTGTTGTCGATTGTGAGGGTCCCTCGGGAGCAGATACACAGTGTGTGACCCATGGTGCCTTAGTCATCCTCAGGGCAGGGGCAGCAGCTGCCCACCGAGGAGGGCAGTGATGAGCAAATGCTCCAAGGGAAGTCGTCGAAGGGGCTGCAAAGGGATCACAGAATGATGGGGTCACCGATCAGGCTGGAAGAGGCCCAAGAAGTCGTAGACCATGCCCcgctgggagggggtggggggatggcaGAAAGCAGAGATCGGACCTAGGGCTTCAGACCCACAGGAAGCACGCAAGGGTCCCCATGCAGCAACCCTCCCCAACCAGAAGAGCCCAGCCCCCAAGGACTCCCGGGagtgagaggaagaggggagcCCCGGGGCGCCTCGCGATCGATCAAGGAGGGGGGATGGGAGAGGGGCAGGGGAGAGCACAGGAAGTGGGTGGGGGAAGGacgggggaggggagaaggcgCCCGGTCCCTCAGTTGGGGGGGTTCTGCTTTCTCCActccccgggggggggggggggctgctccagctgcccccattcagCAGGGATCCCACCCGGGAGCCCGAGGTGCCACGAACCCAACCCAGGCACGCGAGCGGCGGCGGCGACGACGGCAGCGGCGACGGCGGTAGGTGGTGGAATGTCGTCATCTCCCCGCGCCTCGGTAACGGCCCCTGGTATCCTAGCAACCGCGCGGCACTGGGAGCTATGCGCGCCTGGGGCCCCAGGGCCTGCATACGGGCCGCGGGAGGACGCCCCTCTGCAGGGGCCCGGCTCCTGGCCCGGAGCTTCCCGGCGAAGGCCTAGCCAGGCCCTTGGCCCTTGGGACGGGCGGCTCCTCATGCCGGAGGTAGGAGTGGGGGGAGCTGGACTAGTCCGCACCCTGGTCCCCTCCGTGCCTGGGGCTTTGAGGACCTTCTCCCGGAGATCCGTCGGGCTCCTCAGAGTCCCGCAGGCAACCAAACTTGGAGAAACCTCTAGAGAcagccccttccctctcccttctcccatcaCGATCTGGGCCCCTCGAGTTTCCCACTTTCCCCCCTCACCTCTTCTCCCCctcgcccttccccccccccccccccccccgcagctTCATCCTGTGCCTCAggccatccatccattcatcccaCATTTAGTTTTAggggttgttttttatttgctaGAAGTGGGGAGGCCGACTGGTCTAGGAGCATCTTCccgcagggaaggaaggagaggcgGCTGGGGAGGGGGTGCTCGGAGACCCGCCCTGACGGCCACCTCCGTCTGTCCTCCCTAtaaccccccccacccctcccccgcTTGCTCTTGTGCCCTCCCAGGAGCCGCGTCATGTGACGGGGCTGGAGGCAGGATTGGAGCTCGGAAGTCTTGGCTTCGCCATGGCCCCTGGGTCGCAGCTCTGTCTCCTTTTCCTGCTCCAGTTTCTTCAGGAAGTAAGCCTGGGCCTTGGACTGCGGAGCTGGCAGGAGTGTCTCCGGGAGCGGGAATGGGGCGGGGGGAGGGTAGGCCCCTGGGAGTAGGGGAGGATGGGAGGCATCGCGCGCGACCCTCGGTTTACCCCACCCCCAGGCTGCCCCCAGGTCTTTCGAGGTGGATCGACAGAGAGGCATATTCCTGCTTGACGGAGTCCCGTTCCGCTATGTGTCAGGCAGCATACATTACTCCCGGGTCCCCAGCCCGCTTTGGTCTGACCGACTCCACAAGATGCGCATGAGCGGCCTCAACGCAGTGCAGGTGTAAGGGGCTTCCCAATCCCGAATCCGAGAGAGGGGATCCCCTCTGATTGGAGCTGGGCAGCCTGGGAATGACTGCAGGGAGTGGGGTAAGGCCATggcagggtgggggtgggagaggtCAGGAGTGGCAGACTTCAAGCATGGAAGCTTTAGTGGTCAAACCTAAAGCCCCTCATTTATAGAGGAGGAATCCCAAGACTCATAAAATTTGTCTAGGCTAGCTGGTAGTGACAAGAAAAAGAATGATAGAAACTCCTGAGGTTCCTGAGCTACTGCTGGTAGGAGCTATTGACAGGAGGCTCCCTAGagccctcccttttctccccagtTATGTGCCTTGGAACTATCATGAGCCACAGCCTGGAGTCTACAACTTCCAGGGCAATCGAGATCTGGTGGCATTTCTGAAGGCAGCCGCCAATGAGGACTTGTTGGTGATTCTGAGGCCTGGCCCCTACATTTGTGCAGAGTGGGAAATGGTGAGTGGGAGAGGGGACAAGACAAAACTCATGACTTTTGTACTGACAATCAGAGCTTTCTTCTTTGTatgtgtctctctccttctccctctccttttcctctctccctcagtGTCCCTACTCTTTTTGAatcctacagctagtaagtggctgagtcTGGATTTGAGCTTAGGTCTTTGTgatccaagcccagtactctatacacttcaccacctagctgcccttccatGCCCCTTCTTCTTCCatcttctaattccttttttacctctttctatatctttgttTTTATGCCCTCAGGGAGGTCTCCCAGCCTGGTTGCTTCAAAACCCTGAAATTGTCCTAAGAACCTCAGATCCAGGTGAgtctggggattaaagtccagAATTGAAGCATATGAAAGACCAGAAGTTTGGCTTGGTTGGGcattaaaaaccaaaaaggggtGGCCAATGTGGTAATTATAGGTTTGCTAAATCATTAGGACATCCCAGATACTTACAAATGGACCTGGTAAGTAGATCCTAACTAGCACTTTTCA belongs to Monodelphis domestica isolate mMonDom1 chromosome 8, mMonDom1.pri, whole genome shotgun sequence and includes:
- the STK16 gene encoding serine/threonine-protein kinase 16 isoform X2 translates to MGHTLCICSRGTLTIDNKRYLFIQKLGEGYVDLVEGLQDGHFYALKRILCHEQQDQEEAQREADMHRLFQHPNILRLEAYCLTERGSKCEAWLLLPFFKRGTLWNEVEGLKDKGSFLPEDQILLLLLGICRGLEAIHAKGFAHRDLKPTNILLGDDGQPVLMDLGSMNQARIQVEGSRQALALQDWAAQRCTISYRAPELFSVQSHCVIDERTDVWSLGCVLFAMMFGEGPYDMVFQKGDSVALAVQNQLSIPQNPRHSPALRQLLASMMTVDPQCRPHTSLLLSQLESLQPTAPGQHTTHI
- the STK16 gene encoding serine/threonine-protein kinase 16 isoform X1, translating into MGHTLCICSRGTLTIDNKRYLFIQKLGEGGFSYVDLVEGLQDGHFYALKRILCHEQQDQEEAQREADMHRLFQHPNILRLEAYCLTERGSKCEAWLLLPFFKRGTLWNEVEGLKDKGSFLPEDQILLLLLGICRGLEAIHAKGFAHRDLKPTNILLGDDGQPVLMDLGSMNQARIQVEGSRQALALQDWAAQRCTISYRAPELFSVQSHCVIDERTDVWSLGCVLFAMMFGEGPYDMVFQKGDSVALAVQNQLSIPQNPRHSPALRQLLASMMTVDPQCRPHTSLLLSQLESLQPTAPGQHTTHI